In Hallerella succinigenes, the following are encoded in one genomic region:
- a CDS encoding pectate lyase family protein, whose protein sequence is MRTKQAIFATALLATSAFAVTAPDLPMTGWATQNGGTTGGAGKTTVTVSNVDDLRAYAEKGGYTIYVKPGTYTVPSKSAINVGDNVTIYGYQGAIIAQTYTGTKNEDNTVLNIVGDNVIIRNIVVKGAGAVDKDAGDCMHVQGGSHVWIDHVEVYDGEDGNLDVINGANYVTISWSKFHYTSASSNHQFSNLIGNSDSKTTDSGKLKTTMHHNWWADGAKERMPRVRFGEVHVANNLFDSDDASHCVRAAYKANLRVEGNVFIGVNKPIDLYDGDYTAVYSNGNYTENTSGNSGSGTNSNAFTPTYSMSITDVSTKAKAYALRDSIQLYAGATLPDPGSSGTVTPASSSATESSSSVASSSSVKSSSSIATSSSSAAVSGAAALTKHGSGSATQTVAQGEAIASFYYTIENATGATVTGLPDGVAGTLDGLNITISGSVSATAAVGTYKFTVTTTGATANVSKSGTITVTAANSTASSSSVALSSSSEKSSSSVAISSSSETVLSSSSEEVVESSSSEATEAISMVNVAKTQMSLSPAVISSTSTLRFTAAHPGMVRVTLMNAMGIAVQSVRVYANAGENSVNLSRRSIASGTYYLNVRGAGLSLSRRVKVD, encoded by the coding sequence ATGAGAACAAAACAGGCAATCTTCGCTACGGCTCTTCTTGCAACGAGTGCATTTGCTGTGACCGCTCCGGATCTTCCGATGACGGGATGGGCAACTCAAAACGGAGGCACCACGGGCGGTGCGGGTAAAACCACGGTCACCGTGAGTAACGTGGACGATCTACGCGCGTATGCAGAAAAGGGTGGCTACACGATCTATGTGAAGCCGGGAACTTATACCGTTCCTTCCAAGAGCGCAATCAATGTCGGCGATAACGTGACGATTTACGGCTATCAGGGCGCGATCATTGCGCAAACCTATACCGGCACGAAGAACGAAGACAACACCGTTTTAAACATTGTAGGCGATAACGTCATCATCCGGAACATTGTAGTGAAGGGTGCTGGCGCTGTCGATAAGGACGCGGGCGACTGCATGCATGTCCAGGGCGGATCTCACGTTTGGATTGACCACGTCGAAGTCTACGACGGCGAAGATGGAAACCTGGATGTGATCAACGGTGCGAACTATGTGACCATTTCTTGGAGCAAGTTCCACTACACCAGCGCTTCTTCAAATCACCAGTTCAGCAACCTTATCGGCAATAGCGATAGTAAAACGACTGACTCCGGAAAACTCAAAACCACGATGCATCACAACTGGTGGGCAGACGGTGCCAAGGAACGTATGCCGCGCGTGCGTTTTGGCGAAGTCCATGTAGCGAACAACCTTTTCGATAGCGATGATGCGAGCCACTGCGTGCGTGCTGCCTATAAAGCGAATTTGCGTGTGGAAGGCAACGTATTTATCGGGGTGAACAAACCGATTGACCTTTATGACGGGGACTATACCGCGGTTTATTCGAATGGCAATTACACGGAAAATACGAGTGGAAATTCCGGTAGCGGCACGAATTCGAACGCCTTTACGCCGACGTATTCCATGAGCATTACCGATGTGAGCACGAAGGCAAAGGCTTATGCTCTCCGCGATTCCATTCAACTTTATGCGGGAGCGACCCTTCCGGATCCGGGTTCTTCGGGCACGGTAACGCCTGCTTCTTCGAGCGCTACGGAGTCTTCGAGTTCTGTAGCCTCATCTTCCTCAGTGAAGAGTTCTTCTTCGATCGCGACTTCATCGAGCTCTGCGGCAGTGAGCGGTGCGGCGGCATTGACCAAGCACGGTTCGGGTTCTGCCACGCAGACGGTCGCTCAGGGTGAAGCGATTGCGAGCTTCTATTACACGATTGAAAATGCGACGGGCGCAACGGTGACGGGTCTTCCGGATGGTGTCGCGGGAACGCTTGACGGCTTGAATATCACGATTTCGGGTTCGGTTTCTGCAACGGCAGCTGTGGGAACGTACAAGTTCACGGTGACGACGACCGGTGCGACGGCAAACGTTTCGAAGTCCGGGACGATTACGGTGACGGCTGCAAACTCTACAGCTTCTTCGAGCTCCGTTGCGCTTTCTTCTTCCTCGGAAAAGAGCTCCTCTTCTGTCGCGATTTCGTCTAGCAGTGAAACGGTCCTTTCCTCGAGCAGCGAAGAAGTCGTGGAATCTTCGAGCTCTGAAGCGACGGAAGCGATTTCGATGGTGAACGTGGCGAAGACGCAGATGAGTCTTTCTCCGGCGGTTATTTCTTCGACTTCGACTCTTCGCTTTACCGCTGCGCATCCCGGCATGGTGCGGGTAACGCTCATGAATGCGATGGGCATTGCGGTGCAGTCGGTACGTGTGTATGCGAACGCCGGTGAAAATTCGGTGAATCTTTCTCGCAGATCGATTGCTTCGGGAACGTACTACTTGAATGTCCGTGGCGCCGGTTTGAGTCTCTCTCGCCGTGTGAAGGTAGACTAA
- the tsaA gene encoding tRNA (N6-threonylcarbamoyladenosine(37)-N6)-methyltransferase TrmO, translated as MKIEFEPIGTFYSQASYKYEVPRQGVFFRGHPGRIELLPHKGFEEALRDLGSFERLWIVFHFHQNSGWRPTTRPPVPPADHDRVGTFASRSPYRPNPIGLSCVKLVSMEKLTLHLDEADLLNETPILDIKPYIPKADAFPNAKAGWVDAQNMEQWKIVPSEIFKAESDWIFEMCGWDLQSFAECQLANSPLDSTRRRVKVNMETHTAELAFRTFRMDFQFDEAKKQILLLRIRSGYSAAELASTEDVYHDKPLHLAFLKQKF; from the coding sequence GTGAAAATTGAATTCGAACCAATCGGGACCTTCTACAGCCAGGCTTCGTACAAGTACGAAGTCCCGCGGCAGGGGGTCTTTTTTCGTGGGCATCCCGGACGGATAGAGCTTTTACCGCATAAGGGATTTGAAGAGGCTCTCCGCGATTTGGGAAGTTTTGAACGCCTATGGATCGTTTTTCATTTTCACCAGAATTCCGGTTGGCGCCCGACGACTCGACCGCCTGTTCCGCCCGCGGATCACGACCGCGTCGGAACCTTCGCTTCGCGAAGCCCGTACCGTCCCAATCCCATAGGACTTTCTTGCGTAAAGCTCGTTTCCATGGAAAAGCTTACGTTGCACCTCGATGAAGCGGACCTGTTGAACGAAACTCCGATTTTGGATATCAAGCCTTACATTCCCAAGGCGGATGCTTTTCCGAATGCGAAAGCGGGCTGGGTGGATGCGCAGAACATGGAACAGTGGAAGATCGTTCCGAGCGAAATTTTTAAGGCGGAAAGCGATTGGATTTTTGAAATGTGCGGCTGGGATTTGCAAAGCTTTGCCGAATGTCAGCTTGCAAACAGCCCGCTGGATTCGACACGGCGCCGCGTGAAGGTAAATATGGAAACGCATACGGCGGAGCTCGCCTTCCGCACTTTCCGTATGGACTTCCAGTTTGACGAGGCGAAAAAACAGATTCTTTTGCTTCGAATTCGCAGTGGATATTCGGCTGCGGAACTCGCTTCGACGGAAGACGTCTACCACGACAAGCCCTTGCATTTGGCGTTCTTGAAGCAAAAATTTTAA
- a CDS encoding EAL domain-containing protein — MVRKEKLDSMFNAFSIVSGGNYVYVCDMKQDLSRWSKSAVDYFGLPSEYMENAQSIWNEHLHPTDREYFNESINAIFAGSDNNHTLEYRARRLDGEYVVCVCQGVVIHDDDGKPEYFCGSIKNHDSVNYIDDVTNLRSLYGFLDDLKSAFWKKQELDILMIGVEEFSRTNDIFGYTFGNRALRKLGSLLLSEFRCEGQVYRMDGTKFAVIAQKSSIQRLSEIYADLQETCAKEFYVGSDRLTLSLCAGALHLERFSVSPDTVYSCLRFALHESKGNHHGELFEFQEVVIDESRNSLTRLNEIRNSIVDECVGFELYYQPVVDAKTEEMCGAEALIRWRNNDYGLVPPFLFVPILEQDSLFPELGKWILREAMICGNRIRAKYPNFVMNVNLSYAQLERTDFVDVVLDLLKATHFPAKNLCLELTERCRLLDVKLLQNIFVRLREEGVRIALDDFGTGFSSLGVLRKLPIDCVKIDRDYVLNIQSNKEDRNTVKFISQLAEAFNAELCVEGVETAEMRDMLRKFNVTSFQGFYYSRPVPIEEFCVKYSC; from the coding sequence ATGGTTAGAAAAGAAAAATTGGATTCCATGTTTAACGCTTTCTCCATTGTAAGTGGTGGAAATTATGTCTATGTGTGCGACATGAAGCAAGATCTTTCGCGATGGTCCAAGTCTGCTGTGGATTATTTTGGCCTTCCGTCGGAATATATGGAAAATGCGCAGAGCATTTGGAATGAACATTTGCATCCGACGGATCGCGAATATTTTAACGAAAGTATCAATGCGATTTTTGCTGGCTCTGACAATAATCATACCTTGGAATATCGCGCCCGTCGTTTAGACGGCGAATATGTGGTCTGCGTTTGTCAGGGTGTTGTCATCCATGACGATGATGGAAAGCCTGAATATTTTTGCGGTTCTATTAAGAATCATGACAGCGTCAATTACATTGATGATGTAACGAACTTGCGCAGTCTTTACGGTTTTTTGGATGATTTGAAGTCGGCGTTCTGGAAAAAACAGGAACTCGATATTTTAATGATCGGCGTCGAGGAATTTTCTCGCACGAACGATATTTTTGGTTATACCTTTGGAAACCGCGCTTTGCGAAAGCTAGGCTCGCTGTTGCTTTCGGAATTCCGTTGCGAAGGCCAGGTGTACCGCATGGATGGAACCAAGTTCGCTGTGATTGCGCAAAAGTCTTCGATTCAGCGCTTGAGTGAAATCTATGCGGATTTGCAGGAAACCTGTGCCAAGGAATTCTATGTGGGCTCGGACCGTTTGACGCTTTCGCTTTGCGCGGGAGCGTTGCACTTGGAGCGTTTTTCGGTGAGCCCGGATACGGTGTATTCGTGCCTCAGGTTTGCACTTCACGAATCCAAGGGGAACCATCATGGGGAACTATTTGAATTCCAGGAAGTGGTGATCGATGAAAGCCGTAACAGCCTCACGCGTTTGAACGAGATCCGCAACAGCATTGTGGACGAATGTGTGGGCTTCGAGCTTTATTACCAGCCTGTCGTGGACGCAAAAACCGAAGAGATGTGTGGAGCGGAAGCATTGATCCGCTGGAGAAACAACGATTACGGTCTTGTTCCGCCGTTCCTGTTTGTGCCGATTCTGGAGCAGGATAGTCTTTTCCCGGAACTCGGAAAATGGATTTTGCGCGAAGCGATGATTTGCGGAAATCGGATTCGAGCCAAGTATCCGAATTTTGTGATGAACGTAAACCTTTCTTATGCGCAACTTGAAAGGACGGACTTTGTCGATGTGGTTTTGGATCTTTTGAAAGCGACGCATTTCCCAGCAAAGAATCTTTGTCTTGAACTCACAGAACGTTGTCGCTTGCTCGATGTGAAACTGCTGCAAAATATTTTTGTGCGCCTTCGTGAGGAAGGAGTGAGAATCGCTTTGGACGATTTCGGCACAGGATTTTCTTCGCTCGGCGTTTTGCGCAAGCTCCCGATCGACTGTGTGAAAATTGACCGCGATTACGTGCTGAACATTCAGTCGAATAAAGAAGATCGGAACACGGTGAAGTTCATTTCTCAGCTGGCGGAAGCTTTTAATGCGGAGCTTTGTGTGGAAGGCGTGGAAACCGCAGAAATGCGAGACATGCTCCGCAAATTTAACGTGACGAGTTTCCAGGGCTTTTACTACTCGCGTCCGGTACCGATTGAGGAGTTCTGCGTAAAGTACAGTTGTTGA
- a CDS encoding glycosyl hydrolase: MTHKMWTALAAFSVTIGVAAGIASAASVTIDPSFTKQKVVGFGAGSVYYQNWITALGNEKQEALYDTAFTGLNLSLLRVGNWLQDTTASLKNDSIIIRAGKARLGDKMKVLMSSWSAPAYLKPSGSVNGSDADGDSLKATLKTSNSDKYGSYAYGDFAHWWKVSYQRYAAAGIAPDYISFQNEPDMFATYEETLFAPSETSRRAGYAEALIAIYDSLSTLPNAPTIVGPEPLGIGYNNFQGYMNVLDETKLGGYAYHLYHAGDGHDNSLNNYKNPENFRSPMTKIASSYGSDTKPIIMTEFCSMEENGVESYMVGLAHIMQVGFTDGKLNGYIAWELFWGEGKGQLIGVCTNGWGNCTADEITISPEYHAMRHYSKFVNPGWKVISTASDETALKTVAFVSEDADSISLVLTNSGTTALTLDRPKVSGYGTAYAVQSKENGFKSKSITLSSCFVLPARSVTTLVLVKGATEASATTCEDETTDESNAKPVSSDTLVLVDYSETTDVSNWKSDESLTAVSYGSKVLDGISGYAEVPLAGCPQSDCGYQHAIFALPSSVNTALQECSAIEVTMHSMADTTTYVNVGGAGGSQWVNYKYGVQGGSESWVTTTIDLASETGDANTVYGSTQLTFNSDGPGVYISKIIATGCGSSAIPVRKVGYTPIASNGISKIYDLHGRMVWTGTLSEAELSGHTLHIQNLKAGVYMIRSGSHTTTAVKR, encoded by the coding sequence ATGACTCATAAAATGTGGACCGCTTTGGCGGCTTTTTCGGTAACGATCGGTGTGGCTGCGGGAATTGCTTCGGCAGCTTCTGTGACGATAGATCCTTCTTTTACAAAGCAGAAAGTGGTGGGCTTTGGCGCGGGGAGCGTCTATTACCAGAATTGGATTACGGCTCTCGGTAATGAAAAACAGGAAGCCCTTTACGACACCGCTTTCACGGGTTTGAACCTTTCGCTTTTACGTGTCGGTAATTGGCTACAGGATACTACGGCTTCTCTAAAAAACGATTCCATCATTATTCGGGCGGGTAAGGCTCGTTTGGGTGACAAGATGAAGGTTTTGATGTCGAGTTGGTCAGCTCCGGCTTATTTAAAACCGAGCGGCAGCGTGAACGGAAGCGACGCAGATGGCGACTCCTTGAAGGCGACTCTCAAGACTTCGAACTCCGACAAGTACGGTAGTTACGCCTACGGTGATTTTGCTCATTGGTGGAAGGTCTCTTATCAAAGGTATGCCGCAGCCGGAATCGCCCCGGATTACATCAGTTTCCAGAATGAACCGGATATGTTTGCGACGTATGAAGAAACGCTCTTTGCTCCGAGCGAAACATCGAGACGCGCAGGCTATGCCGAAGCACTGATCGCTATTTACGATTCCCTTTCAACGCTTCCGAATGCACCGACGATTGTGGGTCCTGAACCTCTTGGCATTGGCTATAACAATTTCCAGGGTTACATGAACGTTTTGGACGAAACCAAACTCGGTGGGTATGCTTACCACTTGTATCACGCCGGGGATGGCCACGACAATTCTTTGAACAATTACAAGAACCCGGAAAATTTCCGTTCTCCGATGACGAAAATCGCAAGCTCTTACGGCTCGGATACAAAGCCGATCATTATGACGGAATTCTGCTCTATGGAAGAAAATGGCGTGGAATCTTACATGGTGGGCCTTGCGCACATTATGCAGGTCGGTTTTACCGATGGCAAATTGAACGGCTACATCGCCTGGGAACTTTTCTGGGGTGAGGGCAAGGGTCAGCTGATTGGTGTTTGCACAAATGGCTGGGGCAACTGTACGGCTGATGAAATCACGATCAGTCCGGAATACCACGCAATGCGTCACTATTCCAAGTTTGTGAATCCGGGTTGGAAGGTGATTTCGACAGCTTCTGATGAAACCGCTTTGAAGACTGTCGCTTTTGTGAGCGAAGATGCGGATTCCATTTCGCTGGTTTTAACGAATTCCGGTACAACGGCTTTGACTCTTGACCGTCCGAAGGTTTCGGGTTACGGCACGGCTTATGCGGTGCAGTCCAAGGAAAACGGTTTTAAGAGCAAGAGCATTACCCTTTCAAGCTGCTTTGTGCTTCCTGCGCGTTCCGTGACGACGCTTGTGCTGGTGAAGGGCGCTACCGAAGCGTCTGCAACGACTTGCGAAGACGAAACAACGGATGAAAGTAATGCGAAGCCGGTTTCTTCCGATACGCTCGTACTTGTGGATTATAGCGAAACGACCGATGTTTCGAACTGGAAAAGCGATGAATCCTTGACTGCGGTTTCTTATGGTTCGAAGGTTCTCGATGGAATTTCGGGTTATGCGGAGGTGCCTCTTGCCGGTTGCCCTCAGAGCGATTGCGGTTATCAGCATGCAATTTTTGCTTTGCCGTCGAGTGTGAACACCGCTTTGCAGGAATGCTCCGCGATTGAAGTGACGATGCATTCCATGGCCGATACGACGACCTATGTGAACGTGGGTGGCGCCGGCGGTTCACAATGGGTGAATTACAAGTACGGCGTGCAGGGCGGTAGCGAATCTTGGGTGACGACGACGATTGACCTTGCAAGCGAAACGGGTGACGCAAACACGGTCTACGGTTCGACTCAGCTTACCTTCAACAGCGATGGTCCGGGCGTTTATATTTCGAAGATCATCGCTACGGGTTGTGGTTCTTCGGCGATTCCGGTGCGTAAGGTGGGTTACACGCCGATCGCTTCGAATGGTATTTCCAAGATTTATGACTTGCACGGTCGTATGGTCTGGACGGGAACACTTTCCGAAGCGGAACTTTCCGGTCACACGCTTCATATTCAGAATTTGAAGGCGGGCGTGTATATGATTCGCTCGGGATCTCACACGACGACCGCTGTAAAACGCTAA
- the gltX gene encoding glutamate--tRNA ligase produces the protein MSESTRKVRVRFAPSPTGYLHVGGARTAIYNYFFAKAMGGTFYLRIEDTDRKRYNEQALQDLMRDLKWLGLHWDEGPGCEGDCGPYFQSDRLEIYHREIQKLLDAGCAYYCFCTEERLQEVRAEQEKSHVPVTGYDRHCRHISREEAEARIAAGEKAVIRFKVPETGVTEFDDLIRGHISYQNELLDDLVLIKRDGYPTYHFASVVDDHLMGTTHVLRGDEWISSTPKHELLYKAFGWEPPVWCHLPVILDKNGGKLSKRKGAASVGDFRDLGYLPETLVNYLALLGWNPGDDREVMTVKEMIDCFTLDRINPKSASFDEKKLQWMNAQHIHMCDNAFLKGLMKEGLTKKGIDLSNEPEERLDMIVTLLKPRAHFVQDLADMSVYFFVAPTSYDEKGMKKHFGAGSKVLATLVRDTLAAIDEFKTPVIEKAFYDLAERCGHKVGELVGAPRLAVSGVVAGPSLWELFETVGKEETLRRIDAALPLMQD, from the coding sequence ATGTCTGAATCCACTCGCAAAGTTCGAGTCCGTTTTGCTCCGAGTCCGACTGGCTATCTTCACGTCGGTGGCGCTCGTACTGCCATTTACAATTACTTCTTCGCCAAGGCGATGGGCGGTACGTTCTATCTGCGCATTGAAGATACCGACCGCAAGCGTTACAATGAACAGGCGCTTCAGGATTTGATGCGTGACCTCAAGTGGCTCGGTCTCCACTGGGATGAAGGTCCGGGTTGCGAAGGGGATTGCGGTCCGTACTTCCAGAGTGATCGTTTGGAAATCTACCACCGCGAAATCCAGAAGCTCTTGGACGCGGGCTGCGCTTATTACTGCTTCTGCACCGAGGAACGTTTGCAGGAAGTACGCGCAGAACAGGAAAAGTCCCATGTGCCAGTTACCGGCTACGACCGTCACTGCCGTCACATTAGCCGAGAAGAAGCCGAAGCGCGTATTGCCGCTGGCGAAAAGGCGGTTATCCGCTTTAAGGTTCCGGAAACGGGTGTGACGGAATTCGACGATTTGATCCGCGGTCATATCTCTTACCAGAATGAACTTTTGGACGACCTCGTGCTGATCAAGCGCGACGGCTACCCGACTTATCACTTTGCAAGCGTCGTCGATGACCATTTGATGGGAACGACGCACGTGCTCCGCGGTGATGAATGGATCAGTTCCACGCCGAAGCATGAACTTTTATACAAGGCTTTCGGTTGGGAACCTCCTGTATGGTGCCACCTGCCGGTGATTCTCGACAAGAACGGCGGTAAGCTCAGTAAGCGTAAGGGTGCTGCATCGGTCGGTGACTTCCGCGATCTTGGATACTTGCCGGAAACTCTCGTGAACTACCTCGCTCTCCTCGGCTGGAATCCGGGTGACGATCGCGAAGTCATGACGGTGAAGGAAATGATCGATTGTTTCACATTGGACCGTATCAATCCGAAGTCGGCAAGCTTCGACGAAAAGAAGCTCCAATGGATGAACGCTCAGCACATTCACATGTGCGACAACGCATTCCTCAAGGGCCTCATGAAGGAAGGTCTCACAAAGAAGGGCATCGATCTTTCGAACGAACCGGAAGAACGTCTGGACATGATCGTGACTCTTCTCAAGCCGCGCGCTCACTTTGTGCAGGATTTGGCGGATATGTCTGTTTACTTCTTTGTCGCTCCGACGTCTTACGACGAAAAGGGGATGAAGAAACACTTTGGCGCAGGTTCTAAGGTTCTTGCGACTCTCGTCCGCGATACTCTCGCTGCAATCGACGAATTTAAGACGCCGGTCATCGAAAAGGCTTTTTATGACTTGGCTGAACGTTGCGGTCATAAGGTCGGTGAACTTGTGGGCGCTCCGCGTCTTGCGGTTTCCGGCGTTGTCGCTGGTCCGAGCCTTTGGGAACTTTTTGAAACCGTCGGCAAGGAAGAAACGCTTCGCCGTATCGACGCGGCTCTTCCGCTGATGCAGGACTAG
- a CDS encoding pyridoxamine 5'-phosphate oxidase family protein → METALEFLKKAGVFYLTTTDGNQPKCRPFGIVAKYNNRLYICTKNDKDCYKQMIENPKVEICAMAGDDWIRITGEIAPDPNREAKEALLEQNPFAQKIYSIDDPHFAVLCFRQAQANVYQSVGQIVTIPMV, encoded by the coding sequence ATGGAAACCGCGCTCGAATTTTTGAAAAAAGCAGGCGTTTTTTACTTGACCACCACCGACGGCAACCAGCCGAAATGCCGCCCGTTCGGCATCGTCGCCAAGTACAATAACCGTCTGTACATTTGCACCAAAAACGACAAGGATTGCTACAAGCAGATGATCGAAAATCCGAAGGTGGAAATCTGCGCCATGGCGGGCGACGACTGGATTCGCATCACTGGCGAAATCGCTCCGGACCCAAACCGCGAAGCCAAAGAAGCTTTACTGGAACAGAATCCGTTCGCACAAAAGATTTATTCGATCGACGATCCGCATTTTGCCGTTCTCTGCTTTAGACAGGCTCAGGCCAATGTTTACCAGTCCGTCGGTCAGATCGTTACCATTCCGATGGTTTAA
- a CDS encoding ABC-ATPase domain-containing protein — MKELYQKLRTFTGKSYGLYKSLTGKTWNFGDFDMEFIHVQGDPYAPASRLKFNAPIEILGIPAEWGNSPVKRLALADYLLRRLSAEVEIRSEEEKLPIHALVPGEEVLVRNALWVGGPSENGGKAVVEVMLSVGLPGDKRIIDVPAAVDLLTATIPDLLMTLYLNSEAERAEALKYIESLEVREALLAAVQEKGFVAFVPNGAILPRESGTSDLPKKDAVPFEAPKELLQTFEVCGKKISGMAIPKGITIIAGGAYHGKSTLLSALESSAVPHVLGDGREWIVTDPSAMRIAAEPGRIVKGTRIAPFVRQLPFGVSTEKFETRSASGSTSEAANVMEALEFGSKTLYVDEDASAVNFLIRDARMRSLVGEKDEPLIPLSDRAEELKKLGVNMVLVVGACGDYLKVADTVLVMKNYEPMDETAKAKEIAAASSLQAPLEKLPSFGNLKCRPFPALSEDLVGGVKTRTAQERQVKIRLRGTELTIGYITADLRALFPTARTAQLSGLGLFLLNMLQNVEELPTDEAIHKLYVQIQNVGFRRLPQGFSKDSELPREQEIAAALLRFENPPKP, encoded by the coding sequence ATGAAAGAACTTTATCAAAAATTGCGCACTTTTACCGGCAAAAGCTATGGCCTGTACAAAAGCTTGACCGGAAAAACATGGAACTTTGGCGACTTCGACATGGAATTTATCCATGTGCAGGGAGATCCGTATGCTCCGGCTTCGCGCCTTAAATTCAACGCTCCGATTGAAATCCTCGGCATTCCGGCGGAATGGGGAAATTCTCCTGTAAAACGCTTGGCCCTTGCCGACTACTTGCTGCGTAGGCTCAGTGCGGAAGTGGAAATCCGCTCGGAAGAAGAAAAGCTCCCGATTCACGCTCTGGTTCCGGGCGAAGAAGTGCTTGTGCGGAACGCGCTTTGGGTGGGCGGCCCTTCGGAAAACGGTGGCAAGGCGGTCGTCGAAGTGATGCTCTCGGTGGGGCTTCCGGGCGACAAGCGCATTATCGATGTGCCTGCGGCGGTGGATCTTTTGACGGCGACGATTCCCGACCTTTTGATGACGCTCTATTTGAATTCCGAAGCGGAACGCGCCGAAGCTCTGAAGTATATTGAATCTTTGGAAGTTCGTGAAGCGCTCCTTGCCGCTGTGCAAGAAAAAGGCTTTGTCGCCTTCGTTCCGAACGGGGCGATTTTACCGCGTGAATCCGGAACGAGCGACCTTCCGAAAAAAGATGCGGTCCCGTTTGAAGCTCCGAAGGAACTGCTCCAAACCTTTGAAGTCTGTGGAAAAAAGATTTCGGGCATGGCGATTCCCAAAGGCATTACGATTATCGCGGGCGGAGCTTACCACGGAAAATCGACGCTTCTTTCGGCGCTGGAAAGTTCTGCCGTTCCGCATGTTCTTGGTGATGGCCGAGAATGGATTGTAACGGATCCGTCGGCGATGCGCATTGCTGCGGAACCGGGCCGCATTGTGAAAGGAACGCGTATTGCGCCGTTTGTGCGACAACTCCCTTTTGGCGTTTCTACGGAAAAGTTCGAAACGCGTTCCGCTTCCGGTTCTACAAGTGAAGCGGCGAATGTGATGGAAGCGCTTGAGTTTGGATCGAAAACTCTTTACGTCGACGAAGACGCATCGGCGGTAAACTTCCTCATTCGCGATGCGCGCATGCGCTCTCTCGTCGGCGAAAAAGATGAACCTCTGATTCCGCTTTCGGATCGCGCAGAAGAATTGAAAAAGCTCGGGGTGAACATGGTTCTTGTCGTCGGCGCCTGTGGCGATTATTTGAAGGTCGCCGATACGGTGCTTGTGATGAAGAATTACGAGCCGATGGATGAGACGGCAAAGGCGAAAGAAATCGCCGCGGCTTCGAGCCTGCAGGCTCCGCTTGAAAAGCTTCCGTCTTTTGGAAATCTCAAGTGCAGACCTTTTCCGGCGCTCTCGGAAGATCTTGTCGGCGGCGTGAAAACGCGTACCGCCCAGGAGCGCCAGGTGAAGATTCGCCTGCGTGGAACGGAGCTTACAATCGGTTACATCACTGCGGATTTGCGAGCCCTTTTCCCGACCGCTCGTACGGCACAGCTTAGCGGTCTTGGGCTCTTTTTGCTCAATATGCTGCAGAACGTAGAAGAGCTTCCGACCGACGAAGCGATCCACAAACTTTATGTGCAGATTCAGAATGTGGGCTTCCGCCGACTTCCGCAAGGATTTTCCAAGGATTCGGAGCTTCCGCGTGAACAAGAAATCGCTGCGGCGCTACTCCGTTTTGAAAATCCACCTAAACCGTAA
- a CDS encoding PEGA domain-containing protein, with translation MKFLSKLFAFSAVTLSFCAVVAMAEEPPPRGEPAKVTILTEPSNSEVYLGGELLGKSPIENRDVKSGRYTLIVVDQGYELVNKRVNIWPNKKNEFNFGTVIPKGNVEVTTKPGKCYIYVDGDNADRTDGAALTVNNLDAGDHMIRAECNNGRAAEQLVKIEGEKTVKVFLDATKGKRY, from the coding sequence ATGAAATTTCTCTCGAAACTTTTTGCATTCAGCGCTGTAACGCTCTCGTTCTGCGCAGTCGTCGCCATGGCCGAAGAACCTCCTCCTCGTGGAGAGCCGGCTAAGGTCACCATCCTCACCGAACCGTCCAACAGCGAAGTCTATCTCGGCGGCGAACTTCTCGGCAAGAGCCCGATTGAAAATCGCGACGTCAAGTCTGGTCGTTACACCTTGATCGTTGTGGACCAGGGTTACGAACTCGTCAACAAGCGCGTGAACATTTGGCCGAACAAGAAGAACGAATTCAACTTCGGCACCGTGATTCCGAAGGGCAACGTCGAAGTGACGACGAAGCCGGGCAAATGCTACATCTACGTCGACGGCGATAACGCCGACCGTACCGATGGCGCAGCTCTCACCGTGAACAACCTTGACGCAGGCGACCACATGATCCGTGCAGAATGCAACAACGGTCGTGCCGCGGAACAGCTTGTAAAGATCGAAGGCGAAAAGACGGTGAAGGTCTTCCTCGACGCCACCAAGGGCAAGAGATATTAA